The DNA segment TGATAGAGAGTCTTCTGGTGCTTCTAAGTTTGAACGCAGATAAGTTTTGGCAGGGGATTTTAAGGTTACAGCTACTTTGAGCGAGTCATAATCGGTTTGGGAAATAACTTTATTGGCGAGCAAATGCCCTGCTACAACCTTATAGAATAAGGTGTTAAACTCTTCAAGTTGGCCGGTTTGTGGGTTAAAGTGATAACGAAATCCAAGTGGGCGCGGGATTATCATCGCTAAAAATAGCGCTTCCGAGAGCGTTAAATCAGCCGGCTTTTTGGCAAAATAAAATGCCGACGCTGCTTTCGCTCCATAAATATCCGGCCCCCACTCTATTAAGTTAAGATATAATTCCAAAATCCTGTCTTTTGAGACTAAGTGCTCATTCTCAATAAGCCAAACAATAAGCATTTCTTCTAATTTTCGGGCTAAGCGTTTTTCATGTTTGAGGAATACATTTTTGACAAACTGCATTGTTAAGGTGCTTGCGCCCCGCACAAAACGCTTTTCTTTGATATTAACGGTAATAGCTTTGTTGATGGCTTCCATATTAAAACCATGATGCCAGTAAAAACGGCCATCTTCGGCCTGCTGCACAGATTCCCGCAACAAAGGAGATATATTGGATAGCGGAACATAATCAGCACTGCCGGAACCCAGGCGGATGGGCTTGCTTCCATGAATGGGATAATACACAAAATCTCCGTTTACTTTGGAAAAATCAACTTTACCCGGCGCAATGTACGCAAACGGCTTCCCAATAAGTCCCGCATCGAAGTGTAAACTATCTAATTGCTGAAAATCTATCTCTAAGTTTGCATAAAAACTTAACTGGCCTTTGGTCTGAATCCCTTCAAAGCTCTGAAACATCCCTGCCGGAAGAGATGCAAAAAATTGCTCTGCCGGTGTCCCATTCATCTTTATTGAAGCCTGAATCCGCCAATCCGGGTCTAACCAAACCTGAAAATAGTTCTGAAAACGAATATTATTTAGCTGAACAAAGCAACTGCTATCAACACTAAACGACTCCTTATCAAAATGTAATGGAATATATGCCTGAATATTTTCGCAAGAAATATCTTCTTTGCTCAGTTTATCATGCCATATCTTAAACTTGTAACTATTCATTTTCAATGACAACGTTGCCTCATCTTGCGATTTACTAAGTAGATGAATATCAAAACCTAAGCTATCAAAATAAATAAGTGGCAATGAAGGTAAAAAATAACCGGTTGGCAAAAACACCTCCTGTTTGGATTTTAATTGTCCCAAAATTTTATGCTGCTGCTTATCAATCGTTAAATGGCAATTAAGTTGCTGCGGCGGCAGCGAATCTTGTTTTAGTTGAATGATACCCGTAAAATATTTTTCTTTAGGCTGGAAATCAATGAGTTTTATATTAAGCTGATGAATAGAATCTGTGAACAAAAAATTTCCTGAATGAAGCTGGATATATGCCGGCGTTAATGCAACTATTTTGGACAAGCTGCTCGGAATACGGAGTAACCGTTGTTTCCAATTAACTGTATTTTTTTCTGCTGTATCTTGTTTGTTATTATGTAGTTGTGTTTTTATTTCTGTATAGTTTAGGTTTCCAATACGCAAAGCTGTAACTTCTGGAATCGTTTTAAACAGTGAAAAGAACGACCATTCTAAGGAGAGAGAATCTACGGTAAGTCTCCAGTTATCTTGATTAGCCGTAATTTGAAGATTTTGCAAGTTTAGTTTTTGTAATCCTTCAACAGAAATTTCTTTAAAGGAGATTTTGCAATGCTGTTTTTCTTCTAAGGCTATTATTTTTTTTTCTAATAAGGTTTTGGCTATCATCGGCCTAAGCCAAAAATATCCTAAGCCGGATATTAGGATTATTAGAACCGCTGATAGCTTATAGATAGAAGTTTTTTTTAGTTTCATAAAAATCTGTTTTTCAAAAACAGTTACTCATAGATAATTTCCGGTTCATCATAATATCCGAGTTTATATTTACGAAATACTCTGTATGAGTCAATTACGGGAAATACTACGGACGCACCGGCGCCGATTCCTGCCCAGAGGGGATTTTTGGTACGCACATTTCTGCTGATGTAAACGGAGCCTATCCCAAAGACGAGGGATCCGGCAACCAAGCCTTTTAAGGTTCCCCAGCCGTCTGCTTTCCAAAAACGCCCCCAAGGAAATTTTACCTTAACAGGTGCAAGAGCTACCGAATCGCTGTCTGAATAACATCGCGTGTCTATTACAAAAAAGTCAGCCCAAAAATGCTGGCTTGCCTCGCTTACCGCTACAAAATAAGCAACACTTTCCCGTGATTCCTCCGGAAGCGAAGTAACTTCTGCCCGGATGCTATCCCAATTCATAACGAAATCTTGTTCATTCAAAAGATTTTCTACTAAAAGCCTGCCTTTTGCTGAAAGCGGTAACGTTTCCAGCATATTTTCCCTGTAAGGAGAATCCCATTCCGGAAGCTGATGAAAAAAGAGCAAGGTATTTGGCTCATAATCAGCATAATCTTGTAAAAAATCCCGTAATTGTTTACTTTCATGCAGTTCATCTTCAGGAGAATGAACATTATGGGCAGTTATTAACTGATTTAATAAGGTATTATGTAGGCTTCCGATAGAGTCCCACTCTGCCCATGACTGCCCAAAAGCCGAACAATAGCTTATCAATATTCCCCAAAAGCCGAGCAAAATTCGCATAGTACAAAAGTGCAGAATTTTATGCGACTTTTGCAATAGTTGCGGCACAGTTGTTCTGTTGTTTTTTGCAAATAGTTTTTCCAGCTAAAACAAAGTATTTGCAGTACCAATAGCACATTGGGGCGCATTTTGGGTTGTATGTAATAATTGAGTATCTTGCAAACCATTAATTAAGTATGCTGAATTAAAAGATTATGGCGCGAGAATGGTTAAACGAAAAAGTATTAGTGTTAAACCAAAGTTATCAGCCTATTAGCATCAGCACTGCCGGGAGAGCCTTTTTATTGTTATATCTGCACAAAGCAGAAATTATTACCACCAAAGAAAACAGGATAATCCGTTCCGTCAGTCAAGTTTTCCCTTTTCCGTCTATTATCCGCCTAAATGCATACATAACCATACCCTACAGAAAAGTTTCGCTTTCCCGTAACAATATTTTTAGAAGAGATAGCTTTAAATGTTGCTATTGTTATTCAACCCAAGATTTAACTGTAGATCATTTGATTCCACGTTCTTTGGGTGGTGGAGATAGCTGGGAAAATTTGGTTACTGCTTGCCAAAAATGCAATGCTAAAAAAGCCAACCAACGGATAGAAAATACCGATTTAGTATTGCGCCAGCATCCGTTTCGGCCAAGTTTTATTTTATATTTACGGAACTTTTCCGGAACTATTCCAGACGAATGGAGACCTTATTTGATGATGAGCTAAGTAAGAGAAAACTTAAAACAGTATCAATTCAGTTGCAAATTTTAACTAAATGCGTTTAAAGATTTTTATCTTTGCAAAATATCTGTAATTTCAAACCCAATTTTTTCACATGAACCGTTTGTTACTTTTGGTGGGGATTTTGCTGCTCTTTTCCACAGGATTATTTGCTCAGGTAGGTATTGGGATACTTGACCCTGATACTTGTGCGGTGCTACATTTAGAATCCACATCCCGCGGGCTATTACTGCCCCGAATGAATACGACCCAAAGAAATGCTATCGTTCAGCCAAAAGCCGGATTGACAATATACAACACCGCTGACAGCGTAATCCAGTATTACAACGGCGTTTGCTGGCTAAATGTTTATCAAGAAAACTGTACCGACTGCCATATCACCACTACTATGAGCCCGCAAGCAGATACCATAGACCGCTTGCTTCGGGACTCCAGCTTTACTGACATAACCATTCACCAAATAGCCGGAACACCCCAGAATGTTACCTTGAGTATTTTAGGCCAAACTCCGGTTGGAGTTACTACTTATTTTACAGCGAATCCGGTTTCTTCAAATGGAACAACACGATTGGTATTTCGGGTAACACCATTCACACCCGCAGGCTCTTTCCCTATTATTGTACAGGCTTTTTGCGGCCCTTCTCTTCGCACAATGGTTTTTTGGCTAACGATTTTGCCTTGCTACGAATTATATGTAAATAATACCACGAATAATTATTCAGTAAGCACAGATTTATATGCGACATATCCGACTGCGCCCACAAATTCACCGGTTTGTGTCGTGGTGTATGTGCGTCCGGGCGTTAATGTAGGTAGTTCTACCACGGCATCTTCGGCCATGACTACCGGCTCATTACCCACAGGGTCTATTGTAGGAGTTGTTAATGATGGTTCTATCATTGGCAAAGGAGGGGACGGTGGTACTGCGTATGACCCTGCTCAGGGCTGGACGGGTAATGGAACAGACGGCGGCCACGCGCTGAATCTTACTGCCAAAACGGCTATCTTGAATAACGGTTATCTCTTTGGCGGTGGCGGCGGCGGCGGAAGCGCAGCCTTCCAGATTGGATATACCGTTACCGTATTAGGCCAACGATTTACAATTGGATTTTTGGTCGGTTCGGGAGGTGGCGGCGGTGCCGGCTCAGGCTTAGGCGGAAACGTAAGTGCCCTAATTAACCGATACTCCCCTGGACAAAATGGAACCGGCGGCATTAACGGACAACCAGGACAAGGAGGTGTATTAAACAACCCGTTCTCCGTACCCGGATTCCCGATGTCCATAGGTATAGGCTCTATTAACCTGATAGCCAACCCTAACACCATCGGCGGAAGTGGCGGTGCATACGGCTTAGATGGAACTACCGGTAGCTTTAACCTCACTTTATCCGGTACTTTTACCCCAATAATTGGCCCAACTATCGGTATCGGCCCATTTAACATACCAATACCCGTCCCAATGCCAACACCCGGAAAAGGCGGAAATGCCGTAAAACGAAATGGAAATAATCTAAACGGTATCCCAGACAACCTATATTTTACAAACTTTCTCAAAGGACGAGTCGGAAACTAACCCAATCACAGATTTACAGATATGAAATACGCACTTTTTTTCTCCCTATTTTGCCTTTGCCAAATCTCAATGACGGCTTTTGCTCAATTTCAAGGTAAAATTTATACTTCGTATCATTCTATAAAAAATAATGATACCGGAACAATTATCTATTCCATTAAAGGAGATAAAACCTTAATGGATATACAAAATACGGCATCGAGTTCGCAGTTACTGAACCAAAATGGCCAGATATATCTAATCGGCAATAAACCGGCAGAAACCTACAAGGCTATGGGGCATCAAGACTGGAAACCGGAAAATAGCACTATTGCCGGAATGGCTTGTCAATACGCTGCCCTCAAAAGTAAATATGGTCAATTAGAAGTGTGGGTAGCCAAACAAATTCCGTTTGAATTTAGTCTATACCGTAACTTTTTTCAAGCTATGGGCTTTGACGAGAAAGACTTAAATGCCAAAATAACCGGATTTCCGTTGGTTATGCGCATCACAGATACAGCCGGTAATATACAATACATTCAGCAGGCAGACGAAGTAAAACAACTGTCCATAGATGATTCCACGCTTTCAATTCCGATGGCTCCGACTCCAGAAAAAAAACAGGAATAACGAAGAAAAATGAACACTTCCGCCTTAATAATGATTATCGTAGTTTTTGGAGTCGTAACCGGTGCAACTGGTTACTTTTTATGGTTAGCCGTGAAAACACCCCCAAAACTACCCGTTACTGAAGATTCTTATTTAGATAACGACCCAAAATAAACAGCAGTGATGGCACTTGACCGGCGTTTTCGTTGGTTATTTTCAAGTAATCGCCAAGTAGTTGCTATGGTGGTTTTTGCCACAGTCTTATTATTGGGAGTTGGAATACAAAAATGGTGGTTACTAAGCCAAAGTAACGAACTTCCTGATATTCAGACAGAAAAAAAAACACATTATTCTAAAAAGAGTTCTTCATCAGCCTCCCCCAAAGGATTTCAGCCAATAGAACTAAATACTGCTGATAGCACAACGATAGTTTCTTTGCCGGGTATTGGCCCCAAACTGACACATAGGATTCTTAAGAATAGAAATACTTATGGCCCCTTTTATGCCGTAATAGAACTTCGCCGTATTTATGGCTTTGACACAATCGCCCCCAAAATAGAACATTTCTTTTATGTAGATACCAAACTATTGCCCGCCCAAAAAGCAATGGGGGCTAATTCGATAGATATTAATCAGATAACCGAAGAAGAACTCCGGCAAACCAGATTACTGCCCCCTGAAATCTGCCATAGAATTATCTCTCTGAGGGGAAAAAAACAGGGATTCCGAAAAGTAGAAGACTTGAAAAAAGTATATGGAATGACGGATTCACTATTACAAGTCATTGAGAAATACGCATTTGCAGGATCAAGAGCACAAGATACAGTACGAAAAAGAAAGATAACCTTCTTAGACCTAAACCAAACCGACTCAATTGCCTTAGAACAACTCCCAGGAATCGGAGCAAAATTAGCCGCAAGAATAATTATCTACCGCAATAAATTGGGCTTTTACCACGATAAAACACAAATCATGGAAGTCTATGGCATGAAGGCAGATTTTTTTCAACAGTTTTCTGACTATGTTTATGTTGCCAATGATATTTCAAAGTATCCACATATTCAAATTAACAC comes from the Bacteroidia bacterium genome and includes:
- a CDS encoding DUF4412 domain-containing protein → MTAFAQFQGKIYTSYHSIKNNDTGTIIYSIKGDKTLMDIQNTASSSQLLNQNGQIYLIGNKPAETYKAMGHQDWKPENSTIAGMACQYAALKSKYGQLEVWVAKQIPFEFSLYRNFFQAMGFDEKDLNAKITGFPLVMRITDTAGNIQYIQQADEVKQLSIDDSTLSIPMAPTPEKKQE
- a CDS encoding FixH family protein encodes the protein MNTSALIMIIVVFGVVTGATGYFLWLAVKTPPKLPVTEDSYLDNDPK
- a CDS encoding transglycosylase domain-containing protein, giving the protein MKLKKTSIYKLSAVLIILISGLGYFWLRPMIAKTLLEKKIIALEEKQHCKISFKEISVEGLQKLNLQNLQITANQDNWRLTVDSLSLEWSFFSLFKTIPEVTALRIGNLNYTEIKTQLHNNKQDTAEKNTVNWKQRLLRIPSSLSKIVALTPAYIQLHSGNFLFTDSIHQLNIKLIDFQPKEKYFTGIIQLKQDSLPPQQLNCHLTIDKQQHKILGQLKSKQEVFLPTGYFLPSLPLIYFDSLGFDIHLLSKSQDEATLSLKMNSYKFKIWHDKLSKEDISCENIQAYIPLHFDKESFSVDSSCFVQLNNIRFQNYFQVWLDPDWRIQASIKMNGTPAEQFFASLPAGMFQSFEGIQTKGQLSFYANLEIDFQQLDSLHFDAGLIGKPFAYIAPGKVDFSKVNGDFVYYPIHGSKPIRLGSGSADYVPLSNISPLLRESVQQAEDGRFYWHHGFNMEAINKAITVNIKEKRFVRGASTLTMQFVKNVFLKHEKRLARKLEEMLIVWLIENEHLVSKDRILELYLNLIEWGPDIYGAKAASAFYFAKKPADLTLSEALFLAMIIPRPLGFRYHFNPQTGQLEEFNTLFYKVVAGHLLANKVISQTDYDSLKVAVTLKSPAKTYLRSNLEAPEDSLSNQDISPFGD
- a CDS encoding helix-hairpin-helix domain-containing protein, giving the protein MALDRRFRWLFSSNRQVVAMVVFATVLLLGVGIQKWWLLSQSNELPDIQTEKKTHYSKKSSSSASPKGFQPIELNTADSTTIVSLPGIGPKLTHRILKNRNTYGPFYAVIELRRIYGFDTIAPKIEHFFYVDTKLLPAQKAMGANSIDINQITEEELRQTRLLPPEICHRIISLRGKKQGFRKVEDLKKVYGMTDSLLQVIEKYAFAGSRAQDTVRKRKITFLDLNQTDSIALEQLPGIGAKLAARIIIYRNKLGFYHDKTQIMEVYGMKADFFQQFSDYVYVANDISKYPHIQINTAEVSELGRHPYVGFTLAKRIVAYRTQHGKFKQLGDLMNIKEVEKTTWEKLLPYLSFN
- a CDS encoding HNH endonuclease — translated: MAREWLNEKVLVLNQSYQPISISTAGRAFLLLYLHKAEIITTKENRIIRSVSQVFPFPSIIRLNAYITIPYRKVSLSRNNIFRRDSFKCCYCYSTQDLTVDHLIPRSLGGGDSWENLVTACQKCNAKKANQRIENTDLVLRQHPFRPSFILYLRNFSGTIPDEWRPYLMMS